In the genome of Brachypodium distachyon strain Bd21 chromosome 3, Brachypodium_distachyon_v3.0, whole genome shotgun sequence, the window ATTTTGAATTGACCTCATACACACATACACCTGGGCAGCAGGGCAGGGACAGATTCAAGGGGGCGCGAGCAGGGTTGACACTAACGTTTCTGAACGTCTGTGATTATGTTATCAGTGTTCCACGCTTTACTCATTTCGTCAGTTAAGTATGACAATTGAGTAATTGACAAGCTAACAAAAACAAGCATGGACTTAGAAAAAGATATGCTTTCGGAAATGAATACCAATTTTCATGACAGACATAATGCACTATAATACTACTCAATGAATAGCAGCGCTGCTGCATTTCGTAGAAAAAACATACTACAAATAATTGGAAACATACTATATTTTAATTCAAACTTTCAAAGAATTAGCGGGACACATAATACCCAATAATTAAACATCACAAGAAATTATGTTGAACAagtcggtaaaaaaaaactaacaagATAGGCAGAACAATTTGAACCGAGGATTAAGAggcagtattttttttttattcctaCTGTTTTCctatgaatcaaagaggctTTTGAATAGACCTCATACATACATGCACCTGGGCAGGGACAGATTCAAAGGGGGCCGAGCAGGGTCGACACTAACGTTTTTGAACCGTCTGTGATTATGTTTTCTGTGTTCCATCTTCCATGTCTTTACTCATTTCGTCAGTGAAGTACGGAGTATGACAATTGAGTAATTGACAAGCTAACAAAAGAAAGCATGGACTTAGAAAAAGATATGCTTTCGGAAATGAATACCAATTTTCATGACAGACATAATGCACTAATATATCAGGGTCATCAGCGGCCACTTGTGCGCATGCATGAACCATCAGCAAGGGTTACTAGTATACTGTATACCCTCTCTACGTGTTGGCCTTGGAGTTCGTTCGAAGGGCAGATATAGTTGTGAAGTGATCACCACTAACCCGTGGAGGTTTCAAGCAGTTGACATATCTGCAGATTTGATTTGGTCCGGATATATATTACTTCCCTCAACGTTCATGCATCCACCCTCCCGATCTGCTGTATTGTATTCCCCTGACTTGTTTATACTCCGGTCGTCtcaggtattttttttcttttaaatccCATCCTGACTAACCTCACATGAACTAGGATTTCTATTGCGTGCTTACTTTCCGGACAGCCCATTAATCCCATTACTCTATTTGTGCCGGAAATCAACAGACCAGAAGGTCAACTTGGCATAAAGCATAATCAATAGCTTCAGTGAGTAAAAAAATGCTTAATTAGCAGTTAACTCTGACGCCATAGTGTGGAGAAAAAAAGGGTTAATACCAGTTAACTCTGACGACATAGCGTAGACGGTAGTGCTAGAAGGAGATGCCTGCTGTAACATTGTTTGTTGGGCAGGATCGATCGCTGACAAGAATTGGCTTCTATGTTCAGTTGATTCACATGTCACCTTTTTCCTGCAAATTGCTGTCAAACTTTTTCTTTGCATTTACCATCTGTTTATATGACAGTGACAATAACTTTATACAGTTGGATACTGTTTGATGATAGCAAAACAGAGCTGAAGAGATTGGCAACACTTTTGCCACTATATTTAGACATGCGTCCGGTCTCCGGCTTCAGCCAATGTAGCTCTGAGCCTCTGAGTCAAAgctaagaaaaaaagagatatGATTAAGTTTTGCACCGAGATAATCATTACTTAAGTACTCTCCAAGTCAAAACCAGGAGATACAGATTACAGAGCCATGGGTCCAGCTTCAGCCAATCATTACTTTATTGTTTTCTTAACCATGCTTCCGGCACACGGAGTTGTTTTTCATGCCCCAAAGTCAATACATTTCGAAATATTGTAAAGATTAAAACAAGCTAAAAACTCCGCACGACCTGCATTTGTCAACTTCTTCGAGCCATAACGCTGCCATATATAATGTCACGGAGTTTCTTGACCTGATACAAAACACAGAAGCatcaatctctctctctctctctctctctctctctctctgctaaCCTCAAGCAACAACACCCACCACAGCGCAATTCGAATTGCATTGGTACTAGCCTGCAATGGCCGCAAAAACTCCTTTGGTCGCATTTCTTATCGGCATGACCAGCTTTCTCTTCGTCGTCGCCGGTCAAATCAGTCCATTGCCATCTGGTGGCCAGCTCCCCGGCGACCTCTTCGCCCTCAACATCGCTTCAAAGATTCGCACGGATCGCAACGCGACGACGATGGCATCATCGGATTTTGGCCGCATCATGGAGGCCGCTCCAGAAGCTGTCCTCCACCCAGCAACGCCCGCCGACATTGCCGCGCTCATCCGGTTCTCTACGTCCTCGCCGGCACCGTTCCCCGTGGCGCCGCGCGGGCAGGGCCACTCCGCCCGTGGGCAGTCACTCGCTCCAGGGGGCGTCGTTGTCGACATGCGTGCGCTGGGGCACGGTCACCGCCGCATCAATGTGTCCGTGGGCGCGGGCTAcgtcgacgccggcggcgagcagctGTGGATCGACATTCTCCATGCCACACTACAGCACGGTCTTGCGCCCCGCGCGTGGACGGACTATCTCCGACTCACCGTCGGCGGCACGCTCTCCAATGCCGGCATCGGCGGGCAGGCGTTCCGGCATGGTCCGCAGATCACCAACGTGCAGGAGCTGGACGTGGTCACCGGGACGGGTCAGCTGGTGACATGCTCCCGTGATAAGAGCCCGGACCTGTTCTTCGCGGTGTTGGGCGGGCTGGGCCAGTTCGGGGTCATAACTCGGGCTCGGATCGTGCTTGAGCCCGCCGCAAAGCGGGCGCGATGGGTCCGCCTCGCCTACACGGATGTGACTACGTTCACCAGGGACCAAGAGCTGCTCATTTCCAAGAAGgcgagcgaagccgggttcgaCTACGTGGAAGGCCAGGTCCAGCTCAACCGAACGCTGCTCGAGGGTCCAGAGTCCACACCATTCTTTTCCAGTGCTGATATCAGCAGGCTCGCCGGGCTCGTCTCCAGGTCTGGGTCCGGAGCCATATATTTCATCGAAGCTGCCATGTACTACGACGAAGCAACCACCTCAGTGGACAAAAAATTGGAGGCGGTGCTAGAGCAGCTAAGCTTCATGCCAGGATTCGTGTTCATGAAGGACGTAACTTATGTGCAGTTCCTCGACCGTGTTcgcatggaggaggaggtgctccAATCGGTCGGGGTGTGGGATGTGCCGCACCCGTGGCTGAACCTCTTCGTGCCGCGGTCACGCATCATTGACTTCGATACCGGCGTGCTTAAGGGCATCCTTGGGGGTACCAATCCTGTCGGGGTCATCCTTATGTACCCCATGAACACCAACAAGTGGGACGGCCGGATGACGGCAGTGGTGCCCCAAACTGACGAGGAAGTGTTCTACACCGTGGGGCTTCTCCGGTCTGCTGTGGCTGTGGGAGATGTGGAGCGTCTCGAGAGGGAGAATGAGGCGGTTCTGGCATTCTGTACCAAGGAAGCCATCCAGTGCAAGCAGTACCTGCCACATTACACAAAGCAGGATGGGTGGCGACGACATTTCGGGGCTAAGTGGGACAGAACTGTCGAACTTAAGGCCAAATACGACCCCCACAAGATAATGGCACCGGGACAGACAATTTTTCGGTCACCGACTATGTCAGCGGCCCAATGACACCTCTAACAACATGTATTTAGTAGGATTTTGTGTGTGGAATGTACATAATAGGTGCTTAGTAGTTAGTATGGTGCTTTTGACCCTTCTGTTCTATTTTAGTTAATGGATGGTAAACAAGCAATCAACAGAAAATCTAGAATGAAGATACTTATCATGCATTGATTTCGTGTCCGGATGCTCATACTATTTGAGAAGCAATGATAGAGGTCTATTGCCAggtttctgtttcttttgcgAATCTGGACCAAAATGGTTGTTTGATTTACGGCAAAAGGTGAAGCCAAAAATTAAAGCAATGATTTTACTCATCATATGGAGAATTTGGCAACTGCAGAATTATGCATGAGAAAATTAATCAATCAGTGGAGGTAATGACAAGACATTTGTGTACCTATTATAGTTTACTGTTTATTATCCGACAGCAGGATGGGCGAGATCCGTTGAAAGGGAAACAAATTCAGAAGTCTCCATATATTGTGGAAATACCCATGCACCCCCTGGAATGTTCTCCTTGAAAAGTCTTGTCCCAACTGATGCAAAAGGAGTAAGAACCCTGGTACTCACCAAGTCGTGGATTATCTCCCGAATGAGGAAATGCTGATTTGCTAGCACAGTAAAGTAATGTTTTGCTTTCCAATTAGTTGCTTAGAGCAAGCTCAACACAACTAGGGACCCATAGGTGTGGAGAGATAACTGTTGGAATTCATGCTTCATTACTATTTGTGCAATGCTTGTTGTAAAGGCATACCTCTTTAGAAGGGAATGTTCACCAGACAGACCTAGAGCAGGGAACTCCTGGCTTAAACCACTGGTGTGGTGCAGAAAACTGAACACCACAATACTCCTCAACCAATTCCTTGACAGCAACCAATCATAATGCAAAACGCCTCCTGTGTGTGATAGTGAATCAGGGTGCAGTAGCCTCATAACTGCTGCCACTAAAGTTTCCTTGAAAAGCTAACTGCTTGGCTGATAGCAAGGCCTCGTTCTGAATTTCTGGCTCCGTCCCTGAACTTGTATTTATGTGGTAAGTTCTCTGGCACTTGGTCGTAAGAGCATGACTTAACATCTGCTTCTTGCACCTCTTTAACTGACATTAGCTTCCTTCCTTCTGCATTTGACATCTTTCTTTCATTTGACATTTTCTATGCCCCAATCTACCATCCAAGAAATCTCACACAAGAAAGTAGGTAGCAAAACCACGCAATAAATTTCACTTCAGAACTGAAACCATGGCATTGACAGTTAGACTTCCCTAGGGATTCCACTGATATGCCGTCCATACCCAAAAAGAGCATCAAGCAAGGCATTTGCTGGCTGCACACTGATAATCTGACCACCATTCTTTAACCCTCAAGAGAACATCATCTAAACACCACATCACATTTGGATTGCGAAGATCATTGATGATGATGCAAtcaggagaggaggagaggttACCCAAAAAACTGCAGCATACGAGTGGCACTACTTGTTTCTGTGGGGTCATATGGGCTGCACCGCTGGAACAGATTTATGATAGCACCATTGGGAAACTTGCCACTACTAGCGACCCTGGACGACGGCCATGGTGGTTTTGACTGCAAGCTGACAATGTTGTTGATAAACGAAGGACGTGGTTGTGGCCGGAGTCTTTGTGCTGGATATGCAGAGTCGCTCTTGCCGTGAAGGAACACGACTGCATGCCAATGTTATCGTCAGACCACACTATCAAACACCTGGTGGTCATCAATTCGACGAGTTCCAGGACAACGACCGGCTTCAGTGTCTTGACTATCAAGGCCTTTGTACGTGCTGGAGCTCCCAAGAACAGGTTCTCTCTGGACAGGGGCACCTGGGTGTCTCAGATGCCACTGGTGTTGCTGCCAGAGCATTTCGTCACACACGTTGTGTGCGCCGGCACATCAAGCTTTGGAACTGCAAACGCTTGCAGCACAGTAAATGGCAGGCTCTGCGACGGTACTAAAACGGCCGTGCACATGGTCCTCAGAAGCATAGACGTGGTTGCGATCTTGTCATCGCAGGGGCCGGCGTCAGAGCCTAGTATCGAATACTTGGTGGGCGTCGGCTGGTCCTGCTTGAGGACGTCAACCAATCGAGGTGCAGGGGCCGCTGGAGCATCCATTGGTGTCGTAACTGGTGTGGACACGCTCCTCGTGCACAGAGACGCTGCTGCGGCCGGGATGCGGCCGACGTCGTGGACGAGGCCCGTTGTCGAACACTTGGTGAGCAACTCGATGTCGAGCTCGCCGGTGTTGGTGGTGCCTGTTCTGTAGCGCCACGTCGTGGAGGTCAGCACTGCGCTCCATGGAGGCAACAGGTTGTGGGCGCGATGCCATCGGAGGCGGCGACCAACTTGGTGGAGGCAGTGGCGGCAGCTTGCGGCATTGACGAGGGGATATGGGTGGGCCATCTGGAGGTGATTCTCTCTCAGCTTGGCCGTGATCGTTTCGAGCTTCTCTCTTCTCCAAAAAATAGGATGTAAGTTGTCATGTATTCGTAGATTTTTTGACTACTCTTTAAGCCACAGttacgtgcgtgcgtgcgtgcgtcgTCTGTCCGTCCTCCAACCCCTTCGACAGGCAAGTAACAGcgattccctctcccttcGTGCACTACTGCACTTACGAAAACAACAGATCAATCAACTCCGCGCTTACCGAAACAAAAGATCAATCAACCGGCAGGCAATCAACGCCACGGCTCCTCGACTACatcccatcgccgccgccgaactcGCGTGGCGTGTCCTCGTCGATCCGCGCCATGGACGACGACTGACAGCCCGCCCTCCGCCACCggcccgccgcccgcaacctgGAGGACGACGGCCTGCTGCTCGCCGCACTGCCTCTACGACGCGGCGCAGATGATCTCCCGGAGttcctcgtcctcgccccAGGCGGAGCCACAGGCGTAGCTCCTGGGCAGCGGCACCGGCACCTGCACGAGCACCGGGTAGGCACAGGACGACGTGGCTGCAGAGGGTAGCATTGCTCACTAATTCACACGATGGTCTTTTGTCTCCCATCCGAGGTAATCTCCAGGCTCCAGCCATCTCCCATGAGAGTTCtttattcttctttctttatGATAAAAATCTGCTTACTACTGTGATTTGCTTGTCAGATCTGATCAATAACACAATGCTATTTGTGCAATCCAGAGGCTATATTTGATTACTAATTAATCGGTGGTGTTGGTATATCTAAACAGCTGGTGTGAGATCTGAAGTAGTTACAAATACACATATTCTGAACATTCAACAGTTTGTTTCACACTAGCATTGAACTTCTTAATCTATCTTTTCAATGAGACCCTGATGCCCTGCAGGCCTTTGTGGCCGGCAATTCATTTAGCTGTCAACAAGGGATATTGATTTCAGTAAAATCATGCAtttttccccttttctttAAACAATCCTTATTGGATTGTGTATCTATGGTAGATTTTATTAATTGGGAGAGTAATGTTCATCGGTAATGAACTTTATGTATAGGAGGTGTACAAAAAACTGTACAGTCCCTTTGCTGAGAGATTTTTGTCATAGGAATTGCAGGTTTTTATAAATCCTAATAGATTGTTGTATTACCTAGCATACTAATTAGAGGTGCTAGATATATGTATTAAGCATCTGTGAAGCACCGGTGCTTGCATAGACATTAATGGGACAAAATAAGAACTTAATCTATTCTTGGTTCTGTCGAAGAGCTCTCTGGTAACAACCTGCAGCCATCATGTGGTTCCATCCTAAGGCATTAACTTTTGAGAGGTGCTTGCAGGGAATGATCCCATTTCTGGTGAAAAGTCTGTCATCATGGTTTGCTCATGCTAATTCTTGTGTATATTGAGTTGCTAGGTTTACTGATGCAGTCTAATAGCGAGATGAATTGTTTATTCAGTAAATTGAATGTCCCAACATTTCTCAACAATATTTTTTACCTGTGAGTTACATTCTGACAGGTAGAGAAGACTGTTTTTGTAGTTCTCTTTTCTGGGGATCAGGCTAAAGCAGAAATACTGAGGATATGTGCTTCATTTGGAGCAAGTTACTACCCTGTTCCTGAGGACATGGTCAAGCAGAGACAAATTGTACGTGAGATACTTTAATTTTACCGACGTGTTGAGTTGTTATAATGCCAAGCCTGTCATTTCGTTTTTTGCTGAACTGCACGAGTGCCAACCTGATGTAATGCCCTGTCTTCTGGAGTATTTGAACATCTAAGACCATATGAAGACATTATTACAGTCTTTTCTAAGCGCATGTGGGGAGGGTGAAAAGATCTAGAAGGTTCTAGTAGGAGAAAGGGGGATAGTGATGAAGAATAGTTTTggaaacaagaagaagaggacggTAACCTTGCCAGGCACTTCGGTTTTGTTTCTGGGTTGGATCACTCTTTATCCGTGTCAGTACCGCTGCTCTCTTCGAACTAagagctctcttttttttttagggggacTAAGAGCTCTCTTGGCCTCTGCAAGATAAAGGCCTAGGGATATAATTAAGGTAGAGTTGGACTGGGCTTGACATGTGGAAACCATGGGGCTATAACTTGTTAGGCTACAAAAAATTGTGAATTAGTACCAGAGGACATAACTAGTATAACTGGCCCACATGCAGGGCAATAGCCCTACTTGCCTCTAGTGTATATCCGCTCCTGCGGTAACCATTGCGTAGGATTGATCTCTCTATAATCACCCAATTGGATTGCCTGCTCTCTCCGTTCTTAAGTTGGAATATAAGTAAGATGTCATAACTTTGTCTTCCGTCaaagttttaaaattttgatcaaatttacagaaaaaaaTGTAGGTAGCTACATTTAAAACTCAACTAATTATAAATTCATCATATATAGCTTCATAGTATaaatatttgatattgtagataataatacatttttctataaattcgACCGAATTTTGAAAGGTTGATTTAGAGCAAAGTTAGAAGATCTCATATTTAGGAGCGGAAGTAGTAGTAGCACCAATCACTCTGTTTCAAAACATCTATACATTTGAGGTTGTCCTAAATCAAACTTTGTGAAAAAATACCAACATATGAAACaccttttttaaaaataatatcatttGGAATACaatcaaatatattttcataataaattaataatgcatttgtttggtATTGCTATGTTGGTATTTTCATGTAAAAACTTGATCAAAATTAACatagtttgacttagaacaatcccaaatgtatatatatattaaaaaacgGAAGGAGTGCATACTTTTGAATAGGATAATTTCTTAAATACAAAAATgctttcgcaaaaaaaatcagggaATCAAAGGCCGCTTCTGCGCACGCATGAGCCAGCAGGATAGTATATGTACCGTATACCCTCTCTACGTGTTGGCCTGAGCTTGTTCGAAGGGCAGATACAGTTATGAAGTGATCAGCACTAACCCGTGGAGATTATTCAAGGAGTTG includes:
- the LOC100843361 gene encoding cytokinin dehydrogenase 7; this encodes MAAKTPLVAFLIGMTSFLFVVAGQISPLPSGGQLPGDLFALNIASKIRTDRNATTMASSDFGRIMEAAPEAVLHPATPADIAALIRFSTSSPAPFPVAPRGQGHSARGQSLAPGGVVVDMRALGHGHRRINVSVGAGYVDAGGEQLWIDILHATLQHGLAPRAWTDYLRLTVGGTLSNAGIGGQAFRHGPQITNVQELDVVTGTGQLVTCSRDKSPDLFFAVLGGLGQFGVITRARIVLEPAAKRARWVRLAYTDVTTFTRDQELLISKKASEAGFDYVEGQVQLNRTLLEGPESTPFFSSADISRLAGLVSRSGSGAIYFIEAAMYYDEATTSVDKKLEAVLEQLSFMPGFVFMKDVTYVQFLDRVRMEEEVLQSVGVWDVPHPWLNLFVPRSRIIDFDTGVLKGILGGTNPVGVILMYPMNTNKWDGRMTAVVPQTDEEVFYTVGLLRSAVAVGDVERLERENEAVLAFCTKEAIQCKQYLPHYTKQDGWRRHFGAKWDRTVELKAKYDPHKIMAPGQTIFRSPTMSAAQ